The Planctellipticum variicoloris DNA window GCTCAAGTTCCCCCAATTCCCGGCCGATGATTTGACCTGCGACACAGCAGGCATAATAATTGCCGGTCAGGCACATTGCGGGCAGCCCTTCAGCTCGGTTGCCTGGAGAGAGTCCGCGCATTGGAACTGGTCATGCCTCCCGGCCGTCCCCCCGTCAGCACGCTCACCGACTCGCAGGCTCGCATTCTGCGCGAGGTCGAAGCGTTCATTCGGGAGCATTCCTATTCGCCGACGACGGGGGAGCTGGCGGAACGGCTGGGGATGGCGGCACAGAGTGTGAGCGAGCAGCTTCAGCGAATGGAACGGAATGGGTACATCCAGCGGCAGCCGCGAAAAGTCCGCAGTCTGATTGTGCTGCGATCTGCGGAGCCCCCGCGTGAGAGCGTATCCCGGCTCGTGGCCGTGCCGATTGTGGGCACGGTGGCGGCTGGCTACCCCGTGCTTGCGAGCGAGAACATCTGCGGGGAAGTGCTGGTCGAGGAGTCGGTCGTGCGGGCGGGGAGCTATTTCGCTCTGCAGGCCAGCGGCCGGAGCATGATCGACGCAGGGATTCAGCCGGGCGACATTGTGATCGTGCGGCAGCAGCAGCTTGCCGAGAACCGGGATATCGTGGTCGCCCTGCTTAACGATGAGGCGACGCTCAAACGCCTGCATTACGGCGACGGGGTGATCGAACTACGCCCGGAGAATTCCCGTTTCAAGCCGGTTGTGGTCGGTCCCGACGACGACCTGCGGATCCTGGGGAAAGTTGTCGCCATCCGGCGTTCGGCCGGGACATAGGCTACACGTCATGGTGAGAGACGAACATCGTGCCGAGACCCTGCACGCGCTGCGCCGACTCTGCGGGAAAGTCGCCCGCTCCCCTGAGGCAGAGCAGGAGCCCCGCCTGTCGCTCGGTATCCCGGCGCTGGATGCCCTGCTGCCCGGTCGGGGACTGGAGCGGGGTTCGCTGGTGGAATGGCTCGCACCGGTGGAGGGGTGCGGGGCTGCGACGCTGGCGCTGCAGGGGGTGCGATGCGCCCTCGCACAGCACCTGGTCTGGGCGGTCGTCGATGCCACGGCCGAGTTCCATCCGCCCGCCGCTTGCGGCTGGGGCATTCCGCTGGAGTCCCTGCTGCTGCTCCGACCGTTGGCCGCGGACGCCGTGTGGACGGTCGAACAATGCCTGCGGTGTCCGGCGGTCGGCATCACCTGGTGCTGGGCCGCTCATCTGCCCGACCAGGTGGCCCGCCGCTGGAAGCTGGCGGCGGAAATCGGGGGCGGCATTGGCGTGTTGTTCCGTCCCGATGCAGTCCGGCGCGCCCCAGGGGCGGATGTGCGGTGGCGGGTGCAGCCGCGGACGACCGTGAAGACCTCTGGCCGGACGCTGCGGGTGGAACTGGTGTCGTGTCGGGGTGCGTTCGCGGGTGGCTCTGTCGATCTGGACGTGAATGATGCGACGGGTGATGTGCGTCTGGGTTCCGCTGTGGCCGGTGCAACGACGGCTGTCTGGGCAGCCGGAGCTTAACGGACGCCCGCTGATCCTCTTTGCGGAAGGCCGCCGCGGTTTGTCCGTATCGGCGTGTTCTCCCGAGGCCGTGCGATTCGGCATCCACGTGGGGATGCCGCTCGGCGAAGCTCGATCCCTGCTGCCGAACGCCACTTCGCGCCGTCGGCGGCAAGATGGTTCAAAGCCGGTCTGTCAGCGTGCCGATCCTCTCGGCGATCGCACGCAGTTGCAGGCCCTCGCGATTCACTGCCAGTGCTACAGTCCGCTCGTCGGCCTCGAAGACGGGGCGGAACCCGAATCGCTCTGGATCGATATTACCGGCAGCGAGGTACTGTTCGGCGGCGAGGAGGGACTGGCCAAGGCTCTGCGGGACGATCTGGCTCAGCAGGGGCTTCAGGTCCGCGTCGCCATCGCCGACACGTGGGGGGCCGCATGGGCGGTCAGCCACTATGCCGAACCCGTGGTGTCCCTTGTCCCTGCCGCCGGACAGACCGCCGCCCTTGCGCCGCTCCCGGTGGCAGCACTGCGGGTTCCCGGCTCCGTCGCAGATTCACTGCGGGGACTGGATATCACCACGATCGGCCGGTTAATGAGACTGCCGCGTGAGAGCCTGCCGTCCCGGTTCGGGAAAGAACTGGGGCGGCGGCTTGATCAGGCGATGGGGCGTGCGCCGGAAATGCTGACGTCGGAGCGGTTGGTCGAACCCATTGCCGCGGAATGGCTGTTCGAAGATCCGGTGACGGATCGCCAATCGCTCGATCATGTCTGTGCAGTGTTGCTCGAACGTCTGCTGGTGATGCTGGAGGCGCGACAGGCCGGCCTGCGGGATCTCACCTGCCACTGGCTCGGCACCGACGCCGAACCGCTCTCGCTGCGATTGCTTCGGCCGACCACGGAGCGTCGGCATCTGCTGGAATTGCTGCGGTTGCGGTGCGAGCGGGCCGCCTTTACGGCCGGCGTGACGGGAGTCCGGATGGAGGCCGTCGAACTGGGGCTACCCCCCGTTCGACAGGCGACGCTGTTTGAAGATGAGACAGGCGAGAAGCATCAGCGGGCGCTGGCCGAACTGGTCGACCGACTCAGCAGCCGGCTCGGACGGGAGGCCGTGCTGCGTTCGCATCTCCACCCTGACCCGCTTCCCGAATTCTCGTGTGCGACTCTGCCGTGGCTGGAGCAGCGGCCGCCCACCCCTGACACGACCGCAATTCCGTCACAATTGCGGTGTCGCCCGCTGCGACTGCTCCGTGCGCCGCGGCCGCTGAGCATCGACCGGTTCTCACCGGACGGTTGGCCGGCTCAGGTGGACCGTTCGCCCGTCGTGCGCGTCAGCGGCCCCGAGCGAATCGCAGCGGGCTGGTGGCGCGGCGTAGACGCGGAGCGCGACTATTACCGGCTCACCCTCGCCCACGGCGCCTCCCTGTGGGTGTTCTATGACCTCAACGGCGACCGCTGGTGTCTGCACGGCCTGTTTGACTGAGGTGACGCATGCCCGAAATCGCCTCCCCGAAAATTCGCCCGCGAGTGATCCCCGAGGTGGACGCCTCGGGGATCATGCCGAATGCCGGCTATGCCGAACTGCACTGTCAGACGAACTACTCATTTCTGCGGGCCGCCTCGCATCCGGACGAACTCGTGCAGCGGGCGAACGACCTGCAGTACGCGGCGCTGGCCATCACCGACCGGAACAGCCTCGCGGGCGTCGTGCGTGCCCATGCCGCCGCGAAGCCCCTGGGATTCAAACTCCTGATCGGGGCCGAGGTGACGCTGGCTGGCGGACAACGTGCGGTGTTGCTGGCCACCAATCGAGCGGGATATGGCCGACTGTCACGATTGCTGACGCTCGGTAAACGGAGGTCTCCGAAGGGAGAGTGTCAACTGACGTTCGGCGAC harbors:
- a CDS encoding DNA polymerase Y family protein, which translates into the protein MCVWVPLWPVQRRLSGQPELNGRPLILFAEGRRGLSVSACSPEAVRFGIHVGMPLGEARSLLPNATSRRRRQDGSKPVCQRADPLGDRTQLQALAIHCQCYSPLVGLEDGAEPESLWIDITGSEVLFGGEEGLAKALRDDLAQQGLQVRVAIADTWGAAWAVSHYAEPVVSLVPAAGQTAALAPLPVAALRVPGSVADSLRGLDITTIGRLMRLPRESLPSRFGKELGRRLDQAMGRAPEMLTSERLVEPIAAEWLFEDPVTDRQSLDHVCAVLLERLLVMLEARQAGLRDLTCHWLGTDAEPLSLRLLRPTTERRHLLELLRLRCERAAFTAGVTGVRMEAVELGLPPVRQATLFEDETGEKHQRALAELVDRLSSRLGREAVLRSHLHPDPLPEFSCATLPWLEQRPPTPDTTAIPSQLRCRPLRLLRAPRPLSIDRFSPDGWPAQVDRSPVVRVSGPERIAAGWWRGVDAERDYYRLTLAHGASLWVFYDLNGDRWCLHGLFD
- the lexA gene encoding transcriptional repressor LexA, with amino-acid sequence MPPGRPPVSTLTDSQARILREVEAFIREHSYSPTTGELAERLGMAAQSVSEQLQRMERNGYIQRQPRKVRSLIVLRSAEPPRESVSRLVAVPIVGTVAAGYPVLASENICGEVLVEESVVRAGSYFALQASGRSMIDAGIQPGDIVIVRQQQLAENRDIVVALLNDEATLKRLHYGDGVIELRPENSRFKPVVVGPDDDLRILGKVVAIRRSAGT
- a CDS encoding ImuA family protein, whose amino-acid sequence is MVRDEHRAETLHALRRLCGKVARSPEAEQEPRLSLGIPALDALLPGRGLERGSLVEWLAPVEGCGAATLALQGVRCALAQHLVWAVVDATAEFHPPAACGWGIPLESLLLLRPLAADAVWTVEQCLRCPAVGITWCWAAHLPDQVARRWKLAAEIGGGIGVLFRPDAVRRAPGADVRWRVQPRTTVKTSGRTLRVELVSCRGAFAGGSVDLDVNDATGDVRLGSAVAGATTAVWAAGA